A genomic stretch from Telmatocola sphagniphila includes:
- the rnpA gene encoding ribonuclease P protein component — protein sequence MSENRLSLGQHQRLKKTAEFDAVYNLKKSVSDAQLILFGKKNELPLSRIGLSVSKKHGNAVVRNRIKRMLREAFRTRQLQIPPGFDFVLVPRVGLELDLRLLQESIQKLTSRLARRISEQKETRPAENLP from the coding sequence ATGTCGGAAAACCGTCTTTCTCTGGGACAGCATCAGCGGCTGAAAAAAACGGCTGAGTTCGATGCTGTCTACAACCTGAAAAAGTCGGTTTCCGATGCCCAGCTGATTCTCTTCGGCAAGAAAAACGAGCTTCCCCTGTCTCGGATTGGCCTCTCGGTTTCCAAAAAGCACGGCAACGCCGTGGTGCGCAATCGCATTAAAAGAATGCTCCGGGAGGCTTTTCGGACTCGACAGCTGCAAATTCCGCCCGGTTTCGATTTCGTGCTGGTTCCTCGTGTCGGCCTGGAACTCGATTTGCGCCTGTTGCAGGAGTCTATTCAGAAATTGACCTCCCGGCTCGCCAGACGTATTTCAGAACAGAAAGAAACCCGTCCCGCAGAGAATCTGCCGTGA
- the yidD gene encoding membrane protein insertion efficiency factor YidD: MKRLFSYLLIALVKVYQYCIRPFLPPSCRFIPGCSEYMILAIQKYGPLKGTWKGIGRVCRCHPLHPGGYDWP, from the coding sequence ATGAAGCGACTCTTTTCCTATCTGCTGATCGCCCTGGTAAAAGTGTACCAGTATTGCATCCGGCCCTTTCTACCGCCCTCATGTCGCTTTATCCCTGGTTGCAGCGAATATATGATCCTCGCCATCCAGAAATATGGCCCGCTCAAAGGTACCTGGAAGGGCATAGGTCGGGTTTGTCGTTGCCACCCGCTGCATCCGGGCGGATATGACTGGCCTTAG
- a CDS encoding SDR family NAD(P)-dependent oxidoreductase: MSQQNHFRLDGRVAVVTGGGQGIGEAICRRLASAGAKIAVFDLSEANAQRVAKELGGVAAIGNITQEADVIRCVAEIETALGPVDIVVNNAGITGKAAKTWELEASVMTTVLDVNVTGPFMLCKAVLPGMISRKFGRIINIASVAGKEGNPTMGPYSASKAAIIALTKSMAKEVVGIGDITVNAISPAVIHTPILDGLPQSTVDYMVSKIPMGRVGKPEEVASLVHFLASNEASFTTAQTYDISGGRSTY, from the coding sequence ATGTCGCAACAGAACCACTTTCGATTGGATGGCCGAGTCGCTGTAGTCACTGGAGGCGGGCAGGGCATTGGCGAAGCGATTTGCCGCCGGTTGGCTTCCGCCGGTGCCAAAATTGCCGTGTTCGACCTGTCTGAGGCCAATGCTCAGCGCGTGGCGAAGGAGCTGGGGGGCGTGGCCGCTATCGGTAACATCACCCAGGAAGCCGATGTGATTCGCTGCGTGGCCGAGATCGAAACAGCTCTGGGCCCCGTCGACATCGTGGTGAATAATGCCGGGATCACCGGAAAAGCGGCGAAAACCTGGGAATTAGAAGCCAGTGTGATGACCACCGTGCTGGATGTGAACGTCACCGGACCTTTCATGCTCTGCAAGGCCGTGCTGCCGGGAATGATCAGTCGGAAGTTCGGCCGCATCATCAATATCGCAAGTGTCGCCGGCAAAGAAGGCAATCCGACCATGGGGCCTTATTCCGCCAGCAAAGCGGCCATCATCGCCCTCACCAAATCGATGGCCAAAGAAGTGGTTGGCATCGGCGACATCACCGTGAATGCCATCTCCCCCGCCGTGATTCACACTCCGATTCTGGATGGGCTGCCCCAATCGACCGTCGATTACATGGTCAGCAAAATACCGATGGGTCGAGTTGGCAAGCCGGAGGAGGTGGCTTCGCTGGTCCATTTCCTGGCCAGCAATGAAGCGAGCTTCACCACGGCTCAGACGTATGACATCAGCGGCGGTCGGTCGACATACTGA